In a genomic window of Thiolapillus brandeum:
- a CDS encoding carboxypeptidase regulatory-like domain-containing protein produces MKKRTGLGWLAKPIALIFSLSAFGLSAATQASQNGPSAKPNITTSISVHASRPFREVAVPISKYLKEGGQAEAYPALPIPSNVGEGKGPIPQITDPVVQSDAPLDIKMPAILQSFEGNNNVTGVLPPDTVGDVGPNHYVQMVNSVVQIWDKTGTSLVGPSPINSLWTGFGGICESNNDGDPIVLYDQAADRWLLSQFALNFPNDFHQCIAVSQTGDPTGAYHLYDFLISTTKMNDYPHFGVWPDGYYMAINQFDGSTSNWAGQGVVAFERNKMLAGLPAQKVYFDDPDPNLGGMLPADWDGTTAPPAGAPNLFMQLGTTTSLDIWQFHVDWTTPANSTFTPLVSPTVAAYDSDLCGGSRNCIPQPGGTAVDTLAGRLMYRVQYRNFGTHQSMVATHTVDENGSDHAGVRWYELRDSGSGWGVVNQGTYAPDADNRWMSSAAMDAQGNIAVGYSVSSTSTYPSIRYAGRLAGDPANTLPQAEAVLIAGGGSQSHTSGRWGDYSNMSVDPVDDCTFWYTQEYYSADSSADWQTRIGSFKFPSCTAGSSGTLTGTVTSSGSPVEGVLIDAGGITTTTDAAGLYNFASIPVGTYTVTASKYGYVTGSASGVTVTDGATTVQDFSLAPAPMSTVSGTVTDGSGQGWPLYAAINIAGAPIPTLHTDPVTGAYSVSLPQGASVTINVAVDGYVSQARGITVPAGPSTEDFTMLVDEASCSAPGYAVNGLIEDFNGTFPPSGWSVVDDAGNGLVWSNVAGSGSGGNYTGGTGDAASANSDAAGSVDYDTALVSPSVNVVGDNTLTYLANYQVYSGNDFLDVDISVDGGAWTNILRWNENHGASFDLPGEQVSLDLTSYLTGASSYQLRWRYYNLVSNWDWYAQIDDVKIGGCVADSSVGGLLVGNVYDANTSNAVNAAVVSHGTHQVTSAATPDDAALDDGFYLMALPAGAAITVDATAPGYGSDSQSVTLPVGGALRQDFNLPAGQLSATPSPITMTLWEGMTWTDMLSLDNAGGNDAAYTLKEFNVPYAAPIAAGPWADVVRHMSPKHLNQASSKGIRYYNPPAPVPSAGGDVLATWPSNLTQAWGIGVDKDAGTVWVGSPYWGGGDGLDYAYSTAGTATGDSIDTASWSGGVNGPGDMAYDINGKLWQLDIGNGNCIHEMDPVTLANTGNSICPAFGTSMRGLAYDPLTDTFYAGSWNDSTIHHFDRSGTILDSKNVGLSISGLAFNPDTNHLFVVQNVPLTETEIFVLDASTTDYTVVGSFEVAFSADYGSAGLGISCDGHLWAVDQQNEAVLELDSGETSACAYKDIPWLSETPVTGTVAASSSESIDFTFDSTALTAGTYVAHVKAMNDTPYGPLPIPVEFTVIPYDQLFADVPPTHPFYNWVQSVGLAGITNGCDAQVPLPNYCESDNTTRAQMAVFLGRGIHGSSFTPPPATGTVFTDVPGTYWSAAWIEQLVADGITAGCGGGNYCPDAEVTRAEMAIFLLRSKHGASYTPPPATGTVFGDVAASDFGAAWIEELATEGITSGCGGGNYCPADPVTRGQMAVFIQRDFNLPIHP; encoded by the coding sequence ATGAAAAAAAGAACAGGCCTGGGTTGGTTGGCCAAACCGATCGCACTGATTTTTTCCTTGTCGGCATTTGGCCTCTCGGCGGCGACACAAGCCAGCCAGAACGGCCCGTCGGCAAAGCCCAACATAACGACTTCCATTAGTGTGCATGCCTCGCGGCCTTTCCGCGAAGTGGCTGTGCCTATTTCCAAATATCTCAAGGAAGGGGGGCAGGCAGAGGCCTATCCGGCTTTGCCCATTCCTTCCAACGTAGGCGAGGGCAAAGGCCCGATCCCTCAAATTACCGATCCCGTGGTGCAAAGCGACGCGCCTCTTGACATCAAGATGCCGGCAATTCTGCAAAGCTTTGAGGGTAACAACAATGTTACCGGCGTGCTGCCTCCGGATACCGTGGGAGATGTCGGCCCCAATCACTATGTGCAGATGGTCAATTCCGTGGTGCAGATATGGGACAAGACCGGCACCAGCCTGGTCGGTCCCAGCCCCATCAATTCCTTATGGACCGGGTTTGGTGGCATTTGTGAGAGCAACAATGATGGAGACCCTATCGTGTTGTATGATCAGGCCGCTGATCGCTGGTTGTTGAGCCAGTTTGCCCTCAATTTCCCCAATGATTTCCATCAATGTATCGCGGTGTCCCAAACCGGCGATCCTACCGGTGCTTATCATCTTTATGACTTCCTGATCAGTACCACCAAGATGAATGACTACCCGCATTTTGGAGTGTGGCCGGATGGTTACTACATGGCCATCAACCAGTTTGATGGCAGTACTTCCAACTGGGCAGGCCAGGGCGTAGTGGCTTTCGAGCGGAATAAGATGCTGGCGGGTCTTCCCGCGCAGAAGGTGTATTTCGATGACCCGGATCCCAATCTGGGCGGCATGTTGCCGGCTGACTGGGATGGAACCACTGCACCTCCTGCTGGAGCGCCCAATCTGTTCATGCAATTGGGAACTACTACCAGCCTGGATATCTGGCAGTTCCATGTGGATTGGACGACACCGGCCAATTCCACGTTCACCCCGCTGGTATCACCTACCGTGGCCGCCTATGACAGTGACTTGTGTGGCGGCAGCCGCAACTGTATCCCACAGCCAGGCGGTACGGCAGTGGATACCCTGGCCGGGCGCCTCATGTACCGGGTGCAGTACCGTAATTTCGGCACTCACCAGTCCATGGTCGCGACCCATACGGTGGATGAGAACGGTTCCGACCATGCCGGCGTGCGCTGGTATGAACTGCGTGACAGTGGATCTGGCTGGGGGGTTGTCAACCAGGGTACCTATGCCCCGGATGCCGACAACCGTTGGATGAGTTCAGCCGCCATGGATGCCCAGGGCAATATCGCCGTGGGTTATTCCGTATCCAGCACCTCTACCTACCCGTCGATTCGTTATGCCGGTCGCCTGGCTGGTGATCCGGCAAACACCCTGCCCCAGGCGGAAGCGGTTCTTATCGCTGGAGGCGGTTCCCAGTCGCACACTTCCGGGCGCTGGGGGGATTATTCCAACATGAGTGTGGATCCTGTGGATGACTGCACCTTCTGGTACACCCAGGAGTATTACTCTGCAGACAGTTCCGCCGATTGGCAGACCCGTATTGGTTCATTCAAGTTTCCCTCATGTACTGCCGGCTCATCAGGCACTCTGACGGGTACGGTGACCAGCAGTGGTTCACCGGTCGAAGGTGTTCTGATCGATGCAGGTGGTATTACCACCACTACCGATGCTGCCGGCCTGTATAATTTCGCCAGCATTCCCGTTGGCACTTATACGGTTACCGCATCCAAGTATGGTTATGTCACGGGTTCAGCCAGTGGCGTTACGGTGACCGATGGTGCAACTACCGTGCAGGATTTCAGCCTTGCTCCGGCGCCCATGAGTACCGTTAGCGGAACCGTAACAGACGGTTCCGGACAGGGCTGGCCTTTGTATGCGGCTATCAATATCGCGGGAGCTCCTATTCCCACGCTGCATACCGATCCTGTAACAGGCGCTTACAGCGTCAGCCTGCCACAGGGGGCCTCCGTGACCATCAATGTGGCCGTGGATGGTTATGTCAGTCAGGCCCGGGGTATTACCGTGCCGGCCGGTCCCAGCACCGAAGATTTCACCATGTTGGTGGATGAGGCGAGCTGTTCCGCCCCCGGTTATGCCGTCAATGGCCTGATCGAGGACTTCAACGGCACCTTCCCGCCTTCCGGCTGGTCTGTTGTGGATGATGCCGGTAATGGCTTGGTCTGGTCCAATGTGGCGGGTTCTGGTAGCGGTGGTAACTATACTGGCGGCACGGGTGATGCTGCGTCGGCCAACAGCGATGCCGCAGGTAGTGTTGACTACGATACAGCGCTGGTTTCACCCAGCGTCAACGTGGTGGGTGATAACACCCTCACCTATCTGGCTAACTACCAGGTCTACAGTGGTAATGATTTCCTGGACGTCGATATCAGCGTGGATGGCGGCGCCTGGACCAATATCCTCAGGTGGAATGAAAATCATGGTGCCTCTTTCGATCTTCCTGGCGAACAGGTGAGCCTGGATCTGACATCCTACCTGACGGGCGCCAGCAGCTATCAATTGCGTTGGCGCTACTATAACCTTGTCAGCAACTGGGACTGGTATGCCCAGATCGACGATGTAAAAATCGGTGGTTGTGTCGCCGACTCCAGCGTTGGTGGTCTGCTGGTGGGTAACGTGTATGACGCCAATACCAGCAATGCGGTCAATGCTGCTGTGGTCAGTCATGGTACCCATCAAGTTACCAGTGCCGCGACTCCCGATGATGCTGCCCTGGATGATGGGTTCTACCTCATGGCTCTGCCAGCAGGCGCTGCGATCACTGTCGATGCTACCGCGCCCGGATATGGCTCAGACAGTCAATCCGTAACCCTGCCTGTGGGTGGTGCTCTGCGCCAGGACTTCAACCTCCCGGCGGGGCAGCTTTCGGCAACCCCATCGCCGATTACCATGACCTTGTGGGAAGGTATGACCTGGACCGACATGTTGAGTCTGGACAATGCCGGCGGCAATGACGCAGCCTATACCCTAAAGGAATTTAATGTCCCTTATGCGGCGCCTATTGCGGCTGGACCCTGGGCGGATGTCGTTCGCCATATGTCTCCCAAGCATTTGAATCAGGCCAGTTCAAAGGGGATTCGTTACTACAATCCACCTGCACCTGTACCCAGCGCCGGGGGAGATGTTCTGGCTACCTGGCCTTCCAATCTGACCCAGGCATGGGGGATTGGTGTTGACAAGGATGCCGGTACCGTTTGGGTTGGCAGTCCATATTGGGGTGGTGGTGATGGTCTTGACTATGCCTACAGCACAGCTGGTACGGCTACCGGCGACAGTATCGATACGGCCAGCTGGTCTGGTGGCGTCAACGGTCCAGGCGATATGGCCTACGATATCAATGGTAAGTTGTGGCAGCTGGATATCGGAAATGGCAACTGTATCCATGAAATGGATCCAGTAACCCTGGCTAATACCGGTAATTCCATATGCCCTGCCTTTGGTACTTCCATGCGCGGTCTCGCTTATGATCCGCTCACGGATACTTTCTATGCCGGTAGTTGGAACGACAGTACCATCCATCACTTTGATCGCAGTGGAACCATACTGGATTCCAAGAATGTGGGCTTGAGCATTTCCGGTTTGGCCTTCAATCCTGATACCAATCATCTGTTTGTAGTGCAGAATGTTCCATTGACTGAAACAGAGATCTTCGTATTGGATGCTTCCACTACAGATTACACGGTGGTTGGCAGCTTTGAAGTGGCGTTTTCGGCTGACTATGGATCTGCCGGGTTGGGAATCAGCTGCGATGGCCATCTGTGGGCTGTTGATCAGCAGAACGAAGCGGTTCTGGAACTGGATTCCGGCGAAACCAGCGCCTGTGCCTACAAGGATATTCCCTGGCTGAGTGAAACTCCGGTGACGGGAACCGTTGCTGCCAGCAGCAGCGAGTCCATCGACTTCACCTTTGACAGCACGGCTTTGACGGCAGGCACCTATGTGGCCCATGTCAAAGCGATGAACGACACCCCTTATGGCCCGTTGCCCATACCGGTGGAGTTCACCGTCATACCCTATGACCAGTTGTTTGCGGATGTTCCACCAACGCACCCGTTCTATAATTGGGTGCAGTCCGTTGGACTGGCGGGGATCACCAATGGGTGTGATGCACAAGTACCGCTGCCCAACTATTGCGAGAGTGATAATACCACTCGTGCCCAGATGGCGGTGTTCCTGGGACGCGGCATTCACGGCAGCAGTTTCACGCCGCCGCCTGCTACAGGCACGGTGTTTACAGATGTGCCTGGCACCTACTGGTCAGCCGCCTGGATCGAGCAGCTTGTCGCTGATGGCATCACTGCCGGTTGTGGTGGTGGAAACTACTGTCCGGATGCGGAAGTCACGCGTGCGGAGATGGCGATCTTCCTGTTGCGTTCCAAGCACGGCGCAAGCTACACACCACCACCAGCCACTGGCACGGTATTCGGTGATGTGGCAGCGAGTGATTTTGGCGCTGCCTGGATCGAGGAGCTGGCAACCGAGGGTATTACCTCCGGTTGTGGTGGTGGCAATTACTGCCCTGCTGATCCAGTAACCCGGGGTCAGATGGCCGTGTTCATCCAGCGCGATTTCAATCTGCCCATACATCCCTGA
- a CDS encoding GumC domain-containing protein — MSSPTTTRESSSREAGDEFDPIAVLNIVVKRKRLFLSVLLVVLVLGVLVALTRTPQNSYVSVLQIGSAYGSNSVSGKLVEDTDGVVTKLQRSVIPQVVSAWATEHPDQAVPQMIIKGKRSSGIVLIMTKAGEKQASMIADLHRSVAGKIIGEHKTLVMTQYESFLSEARKDLVASESEIRKVRVALGQQKVRKTLLGQQLQRLNREIATLSAARQEGMEQEAGEEKPSALYLVPLDLPAMLERRDSLEDELKIKQDLILAELQSNLSNAESNRLAAIKKIDLLKNEINSLRLTRIQTLASAMPDKIGLSPKLVMVFSLVLGLLAAWFAVMFADYWQRQLQRGSKQ; from the coding sequence ATGAGTTCACCAACCACTACACGCGAATCATCCTCCCGGGAAGCCGGCGATGAATTCGATCCGATTGCCGTCCTGAATATTGTTGTGAAGCGCAAGCGGTTGTTCTTGAGTGTTTTGCTCGTGGTTCTCGTGTTGGGGGTGCTGGTGGCATTGACCCGAACGCCACAGAACAGCTATGTATCCGTGTTACAGATAGGCTCTGCGTACGGCAGCAATAGCGTATCGGGAAAGCTTGTCGAGGATACGGATGGTGTGGTGACCAAATTGCAACGATCGGTGATTCCGCAAGTGGTAAGTGCCTGGGCCACTGAACATCCTGATCAGGCAGTTCCCCAGATGATCATCAAGGGCAAGCGAAGTTCCGGTATTGTGTTGATCATGACCAAGGCCGGTGAAAAGCAGGCCTCGATGATTGCTGATCTGCATAGATCGGTGGCCGGGAAAATCATTGGGGAACACAAAACTCTGGTAATGACTCAGTATGAGTCGTTCCTGTCCGAGGCTCGGAAAGACCTTGTGGCCAGTGAATCAGAGATACGTAAAGTTCGTGTTGCGCTGGGGCAGCAAAAGGTACGCAAGACGCTTCTTGGTCAACAGCTGCAGCGCCTGAACAGGGAGATCGCCACTCTCTCCGCTGCCCGACAGGAAGGTATGGAACAAGAGGCTGGCGAGGAGAAACCTTCGGCCCTGTACCTGGTGCCACTGGATCTGCCAGCCATGTTGGAACGCAGGGATTCTCTTGAAGATGAACTGAAGATCAAACAGGATCTGATTCTGGCTGAATTGCAGAGTAACCTGTCCAATGCCGAAAGCAACAGACTGGCGGCTATCAAGAAGATTGATTTGCTGAAAAATGAGATCAACAGCCTGCGTTTGACCCGGATTCAAACTCTGGCATCTGCCATGCCGGATAAAATCGGGCTATCCCCAAAACTGGTGATGGTTTTCAGTCTGGTTCTGGGATTATTGGCCGCCTGGTTTGCAGTGATGTTTGCAGATTATTGGCAGCGCCAACTCCAGAGAGGTTCCAAACAATGA
- a CDS encoding DUF1972 domain-containing protein codes for MKELAILGIRGVPAAHGGFETFAEKLSLYLVEKGWRVTVYCQVDGKGEISTDTWKGVQRVNIPVSRGGAAGTVIFDWKATWHAARHHKLTLTLGYNTALFCTLLRIRGVVNLINMDGIEWQRDKWSGAERAWLYINERAGCWLGNHLIADHPKIEKHLQTRVSGRKITMIPYGAEEILSADVSLLEPLGVSPGGFALVIARPEPENSILEIVRAFSRKPRSRRLVVLGNFDTGNNPYHARVRQAASDEVVFPGAIYDKPVLAALRFYTLLYIHGHTVGGTNPSLVEALGAGSPVLAHDNGYNRWVAGEGAAFFADEDECADTMDGLLHDPDTTQRMRQASRDQFVRSFQWKSILQSYQNLFLASAP; via the coding sequence GTGAAGGAACTGGCCATACTGGGCATTCGTGGTGTGCCTGCCGCTCATGGCGGTTTTGAAACCTTTGCCGAAAAGCTGTCCCTGTACCTGGTGGAAAAGGGCTGGAGAGTCACGGTTTATTGCCAGGTGGATGGAAAAGGGGAGATCAGCACGGATACCTGGAAAGGCGTGCAGCGCGTCAATATACCGGTTTCCCGCGGGGGGGCAGCGGGGACGGTCATATTCGACTGGAAGGCCACCTGGCATGCGGCCAGGCATCACAAACTCACTCTGACCCTGGGTTACAACACCGCGCTGTTCTGTACCCTGCTCAGAATCAGGGGAGTGGTCAATCTCATCAATATGGATGGTATCGAATGGCAGCGTGACAAATGGAGCGGGGCGGAGCGCGCCTGGCTGTACATCAACGAGCGAGCCGGCTGCTGGCTGGGGAATCATCTCATTGCCGATCACCCGAAGATCGAAAAACACCTGCAGACCCGGGTGTCCGGTCGCAAGATCACCATGATCCCCTACGGGGCCGAAGAGATCCTTTCAGCCGATGTCTCGTTGCTGGAGCCTTTGGGGGTGTCCCCCGGGGGCTTCGCCCTGGTCATCGCACGTCCCGAACCGGAGAATTCCATCCTGGAGATTGTCCGTGCATTCTCCCGCAAGCCCCGGAGCAGGCGATTGGTGGTGTTGGGCAATTTTGATACCGGGAACAATCCTTACCACGCCAGGGTCCGGCAGGCCGCCAGTGACGAGGTGGTGTTTCCCGGGGCCATCTATGACAAGCCTGTCCTGGCCGCCCTTCGCTTTTACACCCTTTTGTATATTCATGGTCATACCGTTGGTGGAACAAATCCCTCTCTGGTAGAGGCATTGGGTGCCGGATCGCCGGTACTCGCCCATGACAATGGTTACAATCGTTGGGTGGCCGGAGAAGGAGCGGCGTTCTTTGCGGATGAAGATGAATGTGCCGACACCATGGATGGGTTATTGCATGACCCTGATACAACCCAACGCATGCGCCAGGCGAGCAGGGATCAATTCGTCCGGTCATTTCAGTGGAAGAGTATTCTGCAGTCCTACCAAAACCTGTTCCTGGCCAGTGCCCCCTGA
- a CDS encoding O-antigen polymerase, which produces MRRFALFNLLHPASFFLGFYLIFLVLGPVFLSFFPQNLPVEVELRTLGIILLYGACFLVSAVSVPMLFGQRPVKTARVDLSGLDGWLTVGLLLWVIGMLSMVVFYAKAGGIPALASNVEMARVTMKQGLGRYILLGGGFFTLGLIYLHLVLIGKHPRFLVHVLVWGLTGVAVVMLMGVGFRGPAAFMLVTMLLARVIFSDGYQKRNRLQLRWVVLGVGLFVLLALVGYYRKTGQFTLDLRIIIWPAVVHVGNLQTILTEFDNTSFFLGSSFIDDLMVGVPGVPGEFLGDYLKKLFDLEFPGGGITVTAPGEAYVNFGIPGVVLHAVVMGLFAGGAYELLAGTKDVHSRILLLLVSLNMARMVTSGVIPIMYFGFLPALIAWWVGKRLLALRFDIKERKPVSSPQMPGIA; this is translated from the coding sequence ATGCGGCGATTTGCACTCTTCAATCTGCTGCATCCCGCCAGTTTTTTTCTGGGCTTCTACCTCATTTTTCTGGTTCTTGGGCCTGTTTTCCTGAGTTTCTTTCCGCAGAATCTTCCAGTGGAAGTTGAGCTCAGAACCCTGGGAATCATTCTGCTCTATGGCGCCTGTTTCCTGGTTTCGGCGGTGTCTGTACCCATGCTGTTTGGCCAGAGACCGGTGAAAACAGCCCGGGTGGATCTGTCCGGCCTCGATGGTTGGTTGACCGTGGGCTTGCTGCTGTGGGTGATTGGAATGCTGTCCATGGTTGTTTTCTATGCCAAAGCCGGAGGTATTCCGGCACTGGCTTCCAATGTCGAGATGGCCCGGGTAACCATGAAGCAGGGGCTGGGGCGGTATATCCTCCTCGGTGGTGGATTCTTTACCCTGGGGCTGATCTATCTTCATCTGGTTCTTATCGGTAAACACCCCAGGTTTCTTGTGCATGTTCTGGTCTGGGGGTTGACCGGCGTGGCTGTAGTGATGCTGATGGGGGTCGGTTTCCGCGGCCCGGCAGCCTTTATGCTGGTGACCATGTTGTTGGCAAGAGTCATCTTTTCAGATGGCTATCAAAAAAGGAATCGACTGCAACTTCGCTGGGTGGTTCTCGGGGTAGGGCTGTTTGTGTTGCTGGCTTTGGTCGGATATTACCGGAAAACGGGGCAGTTTACCCTGGATTTGAGGATCATCATCTGGCCTGCTGTTGTACATGTCGGCAATCTGCAAACCATACTTACTGAATTCGACAACACCAGTTTTTTCCTGGGGAGCAGTTTTATCGATGACCTGATGGTGGGGGTTCCCGGCGTGCCTGGTGAGTTTTTGGGAGACTACTTGAAGAAGCTGTTTGACCTGGAGTTCCCCGGTGGGGGGATCACGGTTACTGCACCTGGTGAGGCCTATGTGAATTTTGGCATCCCCGGGGTGGTTCTGCATGCTGTTGTCATGGGCCTGTTTGCCGGGGGCGCGTATGAGCTTCTGGCCGGAACCAAAGACGTCCATTCTCGTATATTGCTGCTGCTGGTTTCCCTGAATATGGCAAGAATGGTGACTTCGGGGGTTATCCCAATCATGTATTTCGGTTTTCTGCCCGCACTGATCGCCTGGTGGGTGGGCAAGCGCCTGCTGGCATTGCGGTTTGACATCAAGGAACGGAAGCCTGTTTCATCGCCACAGATGCCAGGCATCGCGTAG
- a CDS encoding tetratricopeptide repeat protein, which produces MWNKAASLSSLLRALMLFASLIMLAGCSDSYDDGLSAYENKDYARALKIWRPLADQGDAEAQFSLGYMYAQGQGVVADQEMALKFYRRAAENGHPKGQFNLGLAYQRGQSVEKDMGKAINWFRKSAEGGHTPAMYILGLLSVQGMGMDKDPAAALKWFQKASDKGDSRAQLALAMMYLEGLGVEKDTKKAMALLRKSAEQKNLEAIYRLGMMNPARGIDKNSPQAVEKIKKAADLGYAQAQYDLAGMYLKGKNLEKDEKKSRAWLVKAANSGMPRAQNDLGYMYLKGIGGEADIEKAVKWYRAAADKNFPKALYALGKLYTEGKGVEQSDAKAFELYKKAADLGDPEALYAVGYAYSNGRGVEKSDAKGAEWFRKGAEAGHGESAFALGNLYANGFGVSKSQKLAAKWYCTAVKQGHHRALEMLISRDPENSCGLPEDLLEKAKKKKSGKPLSAEGEAG; this is translated from the coding sequence ATGTGGAACAAAGCGGCCAGCCTATCTTCCCTTCTAAGGGCGCTCATGTTGTTCGCGAGCCTGATCATGTTGGCGGGTTGTTCCGACAGCTATGATGATGGCCTTTCAGCGTACGAAAACAAGGACTATGCCAGGGCTTTAAAAATCTGGCGTCCTCTGGCTGATCAGGGTGATGCCGAAGCACAGTTTAGTCTTGGATACATGTATGCCCAGGGACAGGGGGTGGTGGCGGATCAGGAGATGGCTCTCAAATTCTATCGGCGTGCGGCGGAGAATGGACACCCCAAGGGGCAGTTCAATCTGGGTCTTGCCTACCAGCGCGGACAGTCGGTGGAAAAGGACATGGGCAAGGCGATCAACTGGTTCAGGAAATCTGCCGAGGGCGGACATACTCCGGCGATGTATATTCTGGGGCTGCTCAGTGTCCAGGGTATGGGCATGGATAAAGATCCTGCAGCGGCGCTGAAGTGGTTTCAGAAAGCTTCCGACAAGGGGGATTCCCGTGCTCAACTGGCCCTTGCCATGATGTACCTGGAAGGCCTGGGTGTGGAGAAAGACACCAAAAAAGCCATGGCGCTGTTGCGCAAATCTGCAGAACAAAAGAATCTTGAAGCCATCTATCGCCTGGGCATGATGAATCCGGCCCGGGGGATAGACAAGAACAGCCCCCAGGCCGTCGAGAAGATCAAGAAAGCCGCCGATCTGGGCTATGCTCAGGCGCAATATGATTTGGCCGGAATGTATCTCAAGGGTAAGAATCTGGAAAAGGATGAAAAGAAGTCCAGAGCCTGGTTGGTCAAGGCTGCCAATAGTGGCATGCCAAGGGCTCAGAACGACCTGGGCTATATGTATCTGAAGGGCATTGGCGGGGAGGCCGATATCGAGAAGGCCGTGAAATGGTATCGCGCCGCGGCGGACAAGAATTTCCCCAAGGCCTTGTATGCCCTGGGAAAGCTGTATACCGAGGGAAAGGGTGTAGAGCAGAGTGATGCCAAGGCATTTGAGTTATACAAAAAAGCAGCGGATCTTGGTGATCCCGAGGCACTGTATGCCGTGGGTTATGCCTATTCCAATGGTCGGGGTGTGGAAAAGAGTGATGCCAAGGGTGCAGAATGGTTCCGCAAAGGCGCAGAAGCGGGTCATGGGGAGTCTGCATTTGCCCTTGGCAATCTGTATGCCAATGGTTTTGGTGTGAGCAAGAGTCAGAAGTTGGCGGCCAAATGGTATTGCACGGCGGTAAAACAGGGACATCACCGGGCACTGGAAATGCTGATCTCCCGGGATCCGGAGAATAGCTGTGGATTGCCTGAAGACTTACTGGAGAAAGCGAAAAAGAAAAAGAGCGGTAAGCCTCTGTCGGCAGAAGGAGAGGCAGGCTGA
- a CDS encoding glycosyltransferase family 4 protein, with the protein MKVLFQSRTTVFSAPGGDTVQLLKTREYLEKLGVEVDIAEELEPDVSAYDLVHVFNLMRVQEAWLQVRNAWGQEKPVALSTIYGLYTEYEQKARGGLFGLIARHSGPYMLEYLKIAARCFTSGELHKGALSVLGQGYYRTLKRIVSRVDVFLPNSDSEMARVAREMKLVDPPYISVPNAVDTEVFDYDRVDASAMAEYQGCLVCAARIEGRKSQLNLVRAMRDLPYRLLIIGKPSPNHMAYYEQVRQEAGDNVTFIDAVDHETLAGYYKVAKASALISWMETPGLSSLEAAAMGCNLVITEKGDTRDYFGDYAAYCEPDDVNSIRRAVVEAMESPFDEALRRHVLDNYTWDRTAAATLKGYRMALTRGGKA; encoded by the coding sequence ATGAAGGTATTGTTCCAGTCCCGCACCACGGTATTCTCTGCGCCCGGTGGAGACACGGTGCAGTTGCTCAAGACCCGCGAGTACCTGGAAAAGCTGGGGGTGGAGGTGGATATCGCCGAAGAACTGGAACCCGATGTTTCCGCCTATGACCTGGTGCATGTATTCAATCTCATGCGCGTTCAGGAAGCCTGGTTGCAGGTACGCAATGCCTGGGGCCAGGAAAAGCCCGTGGCCCTTTCCACCATCTATGGCCTGTATACCGAATATGAACAGAAGGCCCGGGGTGGCCTGTTTGGTTTGATTGCGCGGCATAGTGGTCCCTACATGTTGGAGTACCTCAAGATTGCCGCCCGTTGCTTCACCAGTGGTGAACTGCACAAAGGCGCCTTGTCCGTGCTCGGGCAGGGTTACTACCGCACCCTCAAAAGGATCGTGTCCCGGGTGGATGTGTTTTTGCCCAACTCGGATTCGGAGATGGCCCGGGTGGCCAGAGAAATGAAACTCGTGGATCCGCCTTACATATCCGTTCCCAATGCCGTGGATACAGAAGTCTTCGATTATGATCGGGTGGATGCCAGTGCCATGGCGGAATACCAGGGTTGCCTGGTGTGTGCCGCACGTATCGAGGGCAGGAAGTCCCAGCTCAACCTAGTGCGGGCCATGCGGGATCTTCCTTACCGGCTGTTGATCATCGGCAAGCCATCGCCCAATCACATGGCTTACTACGAACAGGTCAGGCAGGAGGCCGGGGACAACGTGACCTTTATTGACGCAGTGGATCATGAAACCCTGGCCGGATATTACAAGGTGGCCAAAGCTTCGGCCCTGATCAGCTGGATGGAGACCCCGGGCCTGTCGTCCCTGGAGGCGGCCGCCATGGGCTGCAACCTGGTGATTACGGAAAAGGGCGATACCCGGGACTATTTCGGGGACTATGCGGCGTATTGTGAGCCGGACGATGTGAACTCCATTCGACGAGCCGTTGTCGAGGCCATGGAGAGTCCCTTCGATGAGGCCCTGCGCCGCCATGTGCTGGACAACTACACCTGGGACAGGACGGCGGCAGCGACCCTGAAAGGCTATCGGATGGCCCTCACCCGGGGAGGCAAGGCGTGA